DNA sequence from the Anthonomus grandis grandis chromosome 9, icAntGran1.3, whole genome shotgun sequence genome:
aacacgattactcacgactactagaaatatttatttttactgcatttatttacaactatttaaatcttgTGCCAATATTTCGAcctttacttcactgaactaaAAACTGACTTCCATCGgtgatgcggctccttatatactcggctgttCTTGAAAATTCTCGCTAActttcgagacgtcgtgcggtgtacGATTTGTATCATTCCAGAATGACGGAGAGTCAATCCTATTAGTATAATAAAAGGTGTCATAATAATTAAGGATGTTTCATTATGTTCacgtaaatattttgatgatctCACGAGCATTATCTAGTAGGTTTTTTCTGGTTTGTAATTGGTGGATTTATCAACATTTTATGATAATACTGCCTGACAAGATGAGAAATAATCTGATCTCAGAgggacataaatttattaataatagttcttaaaaaaaatttcagattaTATACAACTATTCAATAGACCCACGAAGATCTGGAGGCTTGAGAGCCATACCAATCCTAAAAGCACTTATTCTTACAATACTTTCAATGGACTTATTCAATATCATCAATTATGGTGATATATTTTAGATTTGATATAGTATGTCTGAGAATATTTAGTCAATATGGGAAGCTTTAGTGGAAACCCTAAGCCGATAGAATTATTTGCTCTCCTGACATATTTAAGGTACATCAAGAGTTGGTATTGAGATcacttttataaaattcattaatgATCTCCCAGATATAGATCCTTAAGCTCAATACACTcgataaaagacatttatttatCAGGGCTTTTGGGCATTCTTGAAAGTGCTTTAGGGTGGAATAGGACAATAATGATTTGTTAcgaataagttttgttttaaatattccacaAAATAATCTTAAACTGCATTgagctttattattaaaatttgcaaattattaggcaacaatatctttttaattaggTAGTTGATTGGCTTTTTAATATGTTGATAATTATTATCTGAGACTGTTAAAAATCCATATTACACAAACGTGTCTTCAAATATCTTTATTTGCTATATATAGAAAgacttctgttttttttataaaatcatatatttcCCATTATGCGACTTAAAACTATCAACATAATCGTAATAAACGTCATAATATAATTCTTATGCCAAACAAATGGCTACTTATCGGGTGGACATCAAATTCCATGCATTTACTTTTGTTACTTACTATCTTGATCTATTTCTACTTCATTAACTGAGTGATATTAAATGATTTAGTGAACATAATTGCAAGAACTGATTCTAATCATTCTAGAGCAACTAGCAACCTGTAGGCACTTTAGTCTCAAAAATCTCCATATCATCAGCAAAATGCTAAGACAGGTCTATAAGTTATGTGATCATCAATgccataaacaaataaattaaaaattagtggTTCAcagtggaaatatttttaaattattaaattagtttgCTTATGTGTTTCCTTTTAAACCAAGATAACATAGAGCCAATTCTCAAAGATTCCAATTTTTGAAGGAGAATAATGTGCTTGATGCAGTCGAATACTTAAGAAAAGTCTATATGAGCAAAGTCAACCTGCAACGGCTGTTCCATGGCAGGTAATATATTGTACTCGTATAACACTAAATTAGAAGCAGTGCAGCTACTAAAAGTAGATATATGGGTGAATCTTGAGCTAATGGtctataaaaagcaaaaaatgacCCTCTTGAGTACCTGCGATGGAACTTTTTTTAGGCACTTATTGCCATATTAAAGAtctatttaagtaaaattagaaCATAATGTCAAAGGCATTTAAGCATAAGAAAACAGGGAAGTTACAAACATTTTAGGCGTGGTAACTTAGTTAGAAGAGTTAGAAGAGCATGGAACATATTAGAAGAATAAATGACCTCTTTTGACTGACTCGAAGAAGAAAATCAAACGCTTAAATGTTTTGTTCTTACAAGTTGatagaaaaatgtatgtttttcagTTAGTAAATCATGAGAAAAAGCACTTCACTACCCAGAAATGATACCGACAAAGTGGAATGGATAAGACCCTCTTAAAATAGAACATTGCACTTTTTAACATCTTTTTGATCttacctattttttttcttccttatCAAGAGCCGAAAGAAGAGAAACTGGACAGAAATTTGACGGCTGGAAATTCACTgtttaatataataagaaagGCCCAATTGTATCTATTGTTGAAAAATCgatgttttttagtttttggtgaCACTTTCCTTAGCACTAGCAATAGTACAAGTATGCCCAGAAGTTTAGTGTCAGCTGCAGATACAACTTGAATTTTTGAGCCAAATTCTACAGTagattttgttcaaaaaattcacctaaagcacaaaatgcattttttgataacattatacaatattttacttatttgcTTTGAAATCTGTGCAGCCATATAAAAGTTGTGCTTTACAACGGGATCTGAAAggtaaattttggaaaaaaaattatgtatccCGTGTTTCACTTTTATACCGTAGCGCCACCTAATAGTCCTGCTTTGAAACAAAAGTTAAGGTATTTGAAACTCAAAAGGAAACCTATTCAAATAAAAGAGAAATGAAGAAGTTAAAACACGTTAGGTCAAGAAacttttaattcttctaaagcAACTAGCAATCTGTATCTACTTATAGTCTTAAAAATTTTcacatcattaaaaaaattaagttctaaatgaacaaatttaaaaattatggttCACAATAGAAATGatataaaattatcatattaACTGCTTATGACCCtgtcaaatgctttaaaaaagtctGTGCAAAGAGATTCAACCTGTAACTACACCTCAAATAATACCGATCTAGTAGCATTGCAGCTACCAAGAGTACATAAATGTGTGAATCTTGAACTCCTGATCTACAAAGACTGCCTAGAAGAGAAATTTTtcagacaaaattaaaaaataatgaaaagatGAGTTTAAGAGTAAGGAAACTGAAGAATTTAAAGACCCTTTAGGTCTGGAACGTTCAAAAGAGCAATAAATGATAAAGAGATACAGGAACTTTAAGGATCATGCAGATgattttctttatgaaaaagaaaaacttttagaCATAATGAAATTACTTCAGCTTATGATTTATTAAGTGCGTCTGTTAGATTTAATATTCAGCCAAATTGAGAAATGTCCCTGCAGAATATTCttcctttattgattttttattgttgtaaGAAGAATAGATCAATGTGGCATCAATGGAAGGATGAAGATGCTGCTGAAAGTTCAAATAACGCTCATTACTTAGAGATTGATAATATTTCAACATTCATTTTGGGAATTTGCACTAGTACTCATGCAATTAGATAGAAGGAAAGATATCAGTAGAACCAATATGGGGCTTCAACAAGAAAAGAAGTATAAGTTATGGAATCTACCTCAATTACTCTTGATAAAAATTCTACCATGCTACGGAgactttttactttattttggaTGGTACAGGTGAATAAGTCTTCAGTTAAAGTGGAATAATTAAAGCTTGAAATATAAGATATAAGAATCTCACCAAGACTTGCAAAAGTAAATGTTTAATAGTCCAACTAAATAATCAAACAATTTTGGTACTTTAGATTGAGAATATTATATGGCTCTATAGTAATCCATATTATATGTTccttatgatttaaaaatacgtctataattataaaatagaaaatgttcGAACAACAAATCGTTAAAGAAATGCTCTTTCTCTtccaaaacatattttattccAACAGTGAATTATTTGCAATATTACTGAAAACTGCAGAGAAAAATTATCCCTGATAATTATTAACAACTGGTTACCCAAtgatattttcttatatttctttATGTCTTAATAGAAGCATGTAAAAATGGCTGACGAATCAGTATTCATCGGTCCTTCTCCAGCGACCGACTCATATTTAAacacagaaaaaatcctaaaagCAATAGATGAAACCAACTCAGACTTTCTACATCCCGGCTACGGTTTCCTGTCAGAAAACTCTAAATTTGTTCAGACATTGGTAAGTTATTATCCCAAAATAACTAAGCAATCAAAAACCATTATCTCTTCTTAGGAGAACCATAATATAACTTATATAGGTCCTCATTCCACAATGATTTCCAAAATGGGAGACAAGCTGGAATCGAAACGGACGGCCATACAGGCTGGAGTGAACGTTATACCTGGATACGATGGCGTGATAAAGCATGTCGAAGAATGCGTTAAAATAGCCAGAGAAATCGGTTATCCAGTTATGATAAAAGCTTCTGCCGGTGGTGGGGGAAAGGGCATGCGAGTTGCTAGGAATGATCAAGAAGTCAAGTAAGCATGactgaaattaaaatagaaagaatatttaatttagaaagaattaaaagaaagaCTAGAGATATAATTATCTGAGagtatatgtaattttttctgCGTTAattatgtggtatttttttattatgtaggtttcgtttattcttttgacctttacatcaacattttttaaggattttttttagttaataattaacgaaaatattgaacttaagcaaaaagatgttcaaaattattttcttagttAAAATCGTATGcggtatttaaatattttttattttttttaaatttttgtttttttattgattttttttctttaaagtagTTGTTAGTAAGTGCTGATTTATTCTTTAGTCGTATTTGTTATTCAGGCGTTTATTGGCCTACTTGATTGatatagagattttaaaaaccttttggttttcttttaggaattaaaaatgtaacattTTTACAGTTTCTTCCGAATCTCCATCGCTAATTAGGCAATGAAAATGGAAATTGATGCAGCCATAGCATATACTTCTATTTATTGGTAGAAATGATTCTATGCAAAAATTGTAGCCGTTTTACTCAGATGAAATTCTCTTTAGATGGTTTCTATCATAGTACAAATGGATGATCACTTTTTCTCCATATTTTGTTTGTTGCACCTCGCCCTGATTTCCttggttatttatttacatctcTTGTAGTCATCAAAATTCAGATTCCTAGATATGCTTAAGTGCATATTAATTATCTGGGTggagtttcttaaaaaaataataaaaaggagATTTTAGCATAAAGAAAGGGGAAGTTGAAGATACTTTAGGTCTGTAAACTATTAAAAGAGTAATGTCATATTCAATGTCTTGAAGAAAAACAATATGTTTCTACAATGACGAGGGCAGAAGCTACAAGGATCATTAAAActatattctttataaaaaggaAGAATTTGGATTCGTttaatatcattattatattatactggATAGCTTCTATTAGGATACTATATCTCAGACTTTGTCTGACCAAAGTACAACAAATCTGAGGATAGTTATAGAGCTGTCAGTATGGGAAACTTTAGTTGAAAATCTAAGCCGTTGGTTCAAATAAAATTCTAAGTATGGTTTAATTATTGCTATCAATCgatttagtaaataatattgCAATAATTGATTCTAATCTTTCAGGAGCAACTAGCACTCTGTAGGTACCTAGAGTCTTAAAAATCTTCATAATCAGCAAAtattgaaaactaaaaatatgtgGTTTTTCAGTAATGGTTAATAAGTGTTAGTTTCTTCTTTTAATCGTATTTGTGCCCTATTATTTAAGGATTCGGCTACTTAGTCGATATAAAGAGAGAGCATATACCGGCCTAGCCAAAGAAGGTCTTGAGTGCGAGCACTTTATGAGCTTTATAAGTTAACATTTTAAAGAGCCACtttgatattttgttgttttaacatattttctattttttcagataagcctggaattatttttattgttaattttatttacattggTTATAAATGTTATGCAGAAGATCATGTATTATTGGACTTTTAACTTACTTCATTTCTTGTACAAGGATTTcctaaaaatgataatttaagtTGTTCTTTTGGTCCCATAGTGAagtttattagtaaattttatTCACAACATTTTTTTCCACCATAACTTTAATCAATAGCATAATCAccaatataatattatagattacTGATCactcttttttatattttgttggaACTCGCTCTAATTTCCTTGTTTTTCTTAGTATTTCTTGTACTCATCAAAGCCTGGAATCATATTAATGTTTAACCAACTGGAAATCAGGTATGGGATTTCTCCAGCTtgcattttttatatctttatatGCTTTTATATCCGAGTGAGCTTTCTTCTCTTTTCCGTTGAGTTAAGATAGTTTGAAACTGCggcatttaaagaaaaagttacCTTTGGGTAAAtcatattttctctttttttttaagggtataacaataatttatttatatcaaaatgAATCCATCAATCtcatttaatcaaataaaaaatgaaaaatgaaaagggtttcaactatacagggtgatttttaacctatgcgcataaacttgggaaatgatagctgatgagtaataatgagtaataatgaaaaaaaaatgtagtaaaatatttttagttttggagatatccatatttttttataataaaaaacgtgtattttttaacgtgtttaatttaaactaatttaaagcaactattcgaagttgtttccattattttcgatacagagtgagctcgtcgaatccatgaagacgtacatgcacgggccaaaccaggctgtaggtgaattgcgtcactggcagcgtttatgcgatgtcgtagctcttgctcagtatcaacttcgtttacatacaccattgttttcatatgaccccccaaataaaagtctaatggattaaggtcaggcgagcgagggggccacccaactggaccatcacggcctatccatcgtccgggaaagacacgatctaaatgttgtcgcactggtcgtgaaaaatgtggtgaAGCAgcatcatgaagaaaccacatgttctgcctaacattgagattcacattttcaaggagcactggtaaattgttgcgcaaaaattctaaataccgagcaccagtcaaatgattttccagaataaaaggtccgataAGCATCCtgttcagaattccagcccatacatttacagaaaaacgttgttgaaagtatgttcttcgtgtaatatgcggattttccaaagcccagtaatgagtgttatgaaagttgaaaattccattgcgcgtaaaatttacctcatccgtaactaaaatgttcatggcaaagtttgggcttaactgctggtgatgtaacaaccactcacaaaagtgtactcgaagcggcaaatctcttggaagtagggcttgtacccctctgcacatgaaacaggtacagcaactcgtgccttaaaatttgccaacttgtagattgcgatattccaaatcgcgctgcaattgtcctagtgctaattctAGGTTtttcttcgataacttctaaaatatcctcctccagatttagaatgtgcctaggtctaataggtcctccatcttgtccaggccgcggccgcaaattgccagtttctctaccccgctgaataacacgtaagaaagccccacgtctcgggtgatatcttcggggaaatctttgggcatacagatcagctgctgccactgaattctgatgcgtttctccgtaaaccaaaaccatgtcgacaagttcttcATTTGTgaaaatgtgcgccattacatttgacgcttttattttgttcgtgtgaaaataacgatcgaaaacgatcacagccaccaacaaactaagtactgttaaagattccaaacaacaaattccaaacattatgacttatttactatcagttattaataaacaaaataagttcgtctgatacacgttctgttgacatttatttaactttatttcggaaaccaaaaatatcttactacatttttttctcattattactcattattgatcttcatctacaattttccaagtttatgcgcataggttgaaaatcatcCTGTATACATCTTTACGGAGATCACAAAATGACGTAAATACCTAATTGGGGGTCATAAGGcttcattttaattttctactCTGAAGGAATTACAGTTGATCACACAAATTACCTTTTCCAACTCTGAAGAAGCCGAAAAGTAGAAACACGTATCGGCGAATACCTTTCTAACTATTTCTTTCAATCTTGGCTAAACATATTGGATATTGACTGAAGGGCAAGTTCTCTAGCAAAGTATAGATTGAAGAGATTCAGTAGAATAACTTATGATATCTCCTGATCTAATATCTCTCGAGACTTAATTTTTGAGATTGGTCAAAATCCTTCCATTATTGAATGTTATGAATTTAGTGGGAATATGTTCAGGAGAAAACTAAAGTGAAACTTCTTAACACCGATTTGGTGTACGCACTAAGTTTAAACCACAATAATCTAATGTTCAATTGTCGCATCCGTTAGATATGTGTTAACGTGACTTCAAGCTCctttcttttttattcattttcaaCTTGCTTCTCAGATTTACTATAACTTCTCTGATCTTGTTTGTTCACCTTAACTAATCAGTTATTCTTTCAGAGAAGGTTTCATTTTATCCACACAAGAAGCCAGATCCAGCTTTGGAGACACTAGAATGTTGGTGGAAAAGTTCATAGAAAACCCTAGACACATAGAAATCCAGATTTTAGGAGACAAGTTCGGAAACATCGTTTATTTAAACGAAAGAGAATGTAGCATCCAAAGGAGAAACCAAAAAGTCATTGAAGAAGCCCCTAGGTACTCCTTTAGTGAATGATAACTACTATTCTGTTTTTTCTACTCTTAAAGTGTATTTCTAGACTCGGAGACTAGAAAAGCTATGGGGCAACAGGCGGTGTCCCTTTGCCAAAAACTAAAGTATTATTCAGTGGGCACTGTTGAGTTTttaatagacaaaaataaaaacttttacttCCTTGAAATGAATACTAGATTGCAAGTGGAACATCCCATCACCGAGTGTATTACAGGTAAAATACTATTTGTCCCTATAGGTATAATATATAATCTAAAAGGGCTATATTACAGGTATTGatctaataaaagaaatgtttaaagTAGCTAAAGGACAAAAGCTAACAATAAACCAAGACGACATAACAATTGATGGCTGGGCCATCGAAAGTAGGGTGTACGCTGAAGACCCTTATAAACAATTCGGTTTGCCTAGCATCGGAAGGTGTTGCTCCtcaatatgaatttaattttatcataacTACAATTTTTATAGGTTGTATAAGTATAAAGAACCCTTGCACATTCCAGGGGTTCGATGCGATAGTGGGGTAGAAGAAGGGAGTGAAATCAGCATGCACTATGACCCCTTAGTATGTAAACTAGTGACCCACGGTAAAACCCGTGAAGAAGccataaaaataagcaaacggGCCCTCGATTCTTACGTTATCCGTGGCATCAAACATAACATTCCGCTACTCCGtgacattttaagtaataaaaagttCTCTGCAGGTGAAATAACTACTAATTACTTACCAGAAACTTACCCAGAAGGATTTAAAGGGATGACATTAAGTAGCTGCGACAGGTTAAAGCTCTTAGCATTCGCGGCGGCAATTTACTGCACCGCAGATCTAAGAAATCGAATTTATACCAATCTCACTCCGTTCAAATTGCATAAAAACCTCTTGAAATCATGGCAATTGCATATACAATTGGATAAAGCAGACTTTACGGTGAGCATAGAGGAAACTAATGGCCAATTTAAGGTAGAGTGTGGCGAGAAGGCGCTTTTAGTTGACAAAGGTGACATTAAGATGGCAGCACCTCTAATGGAAGTGAATATGGATGGGGAAATAAGCTTGTTTCAATTGGCATGGAAAAGCGCTAGCGGAGAGTATCATATTGTGTAGGTAGagagctttttttttaatgaattttctttttggcTAAAAGACagttaaatatgtttttgtttttcagaGAAAATGGTTTCATCTTATGATGAATTAATTCTTGTTTGataagaagaatttaaaaagtttcgtGTTGATCCTTAAATTGATAAACCAGTATTTGtgttcttttaattattaagcTTTTTCTATGATAGAAGAACTACTGAAGAACGACTATTGCAACTGACATAGACTGTTCTTCCAGAAATAAgacttttgaattttataagAAGTTCACTTAATTTCGGAGGGCTTTTAGGTAATGCTGGATAGTTAAGCTTAAGTGAGCCAAAATAAGTGGAATCTATAAGTAGTTAGTAATATTCTGAATTCCAAATCGAGCCCCTTAAATTCCTTAATAGATGCAACATTAAATGACTTGGATGAGATTTTTCGTTATTGATTTTTCTCATTATTTCAGTGGTTTGGTTCTATTTTTCCGGAAAAAAGTCTGTTTCATTGTGTATGTTAAAAGATGTTTCATTCTCATTTACAACTGAGCACTGAGATACATCAGTGctggtaatattttaaaaatagtgttcCTTTCAGCTTTCACTCTTTTAAATGATCCTTTACTAAATGTGCACAAACataattcttttcttaatttacCTTGCTCTTTTGCGTTCTCGAGTATAATTAGtagtgaaaaaattgatttaaacttACGATAGTTTAAATCTGATACAGCCGAGACGAACTTTAAAGACCATTTTTTTCCTCATAGTTTACCTCAACTAACATCTATTATTAATCAACatctttttaagcaaaaatttccAATACAGTAAAAACTTTCGAACGTTTTGCCAACCACTAAAATAAATATCCCTtctaatttatcttattttaggtcaattaatatttctttcaaatttaaaaaatattgcttagcaaatcatttagtgttactACTCGACCTGGCTTTAGATCACTACACAGCACTACCATTTCTCCAGCTAAAATAACTGCTGATAATCTGCTGTGATCAGAGTAATCCTGCATGCTTGCTGTTTTTTGATTtcagtaaagcatttgatacaatCATAAAAACTTAGTCAAACACTCTCTGGTTAGAAACAGTGAGTGGTTTACTATTACGGAATATTCAGATTGGTCTTCTAGGTATTCTTCAGAGCCGCATTTATGACTTTTGctcttttatatttatactgCAATTTTTCTAGCTATCTGAAACATATATATTAGCAccaaacaattttataacataTCAGAATGCTCAGTTAGCGAAAACCTACATTAATCAAGATGTTGATATTATATTTAGAATGTCCTCATGTCACTACTTAGTATTAAGTTCCATAAAGgtataaattctaatttttcaaaaatttgctgCGGAATTTTCACGTTCGATATGCCACAGATTCCTGCAAGAATGTAGATGTTACTTTTGATAAGGAATTTAGAAAACATGgttatttacaaaagattttgTAAATTAAAGACTCTTAACGACAGTTGTTCGACTGTCAACTGAGTTTATATTAACGGAACTTTGTTTAGCACTCAGATTAAATGAAGACTTTTTGATTCCATTATCATGTCCTATGtgagttattgtatttttgtttactgGCCAGCTCTTCTATTAGAGGATAGCATTAGTTTAAAaaggactttaaaatataagaaaatttgatcatgaGCTAAATATTCTCAATTTTGTTGATTTCGTTACAAAGGTAGGTCAGGTAGACGCAGTGTATActgatttttcaaaagcttttgatCATGTAGATCACGTTTTcttgttaaacaaattatctaAGTTTGGCTTTAGTGGATGCTTATACATatatttcagaactatgggatcaaacttctgggggttgttcagtgcaactgaaaaatccatttgagtataggaacccatgtctggaaatgcgtcactacggcactacggccctaagacttataagttttaaatttattctactAAAGGTACCCCCTTGGGAGTTGTTACTAGTGTGAAGGATCTAGGtattataatcaattttttgttttatattatgtCAGCTGTGTCCAGATCTCTACAAATGTTGGGCTTCATCAAGAGATGATTTTCAAGATATAAATTCCATAACCCTTTACTGTACTCTGGTTCGATTTTGAATATGGGTCCTGTGTATAGTCACCACATAATAACAGCGTCACACAAATCATTGAACAAGTTCAGCACAATTCCTTGAGGTATATTGCTTTTAAGAGTAATAATCCTTTACCTGTAGTTTATGAGGAATTTGAAATTGAACTACATCTTTTTAGTCTTCAGACTTATCGAATCATGATTTGACCTTCTTCTATGATGTTCTTCATTCCTATAATTCATCTCCTATCTACTTTATAAAATTGAACTTCATGTTTCTGGTTGTTTGACCAGACAAGCAGCTTGTAGTTCTGCCAGATGTAGTTCTTTTTCTTAGAGTCAGCAAATTGGCTAACCGCTACTTATCAAGTTGACTAACTGGCTAGCTCAGCTAGACTATTTTATTGATagaaattagtttttgagttagtTAAAGTGTGATATAGGGTTCCTATTAAGCTTTATTGAGCTTTTTGCCTATTGTTGCTGCTTAGATTGTCTTTTGAGTGTCTTAAACActgaattaaaatgtaatttttatactCCTTGGGTTActattattatgaaatattatttttatcttattacTCTGTATTGGGCTTACTATCCATTgatgaatgaataaataaataaatattcatgaTAGAAACACTTGTTATTGTACCAGGTTTATTATTCCAAAATATGAAACTTTCCATTTTGAACATTCATTCAAATATAACGGGCCAAGTGCTATATTTTTTTACCCAGTATTTTAAAAGAGTGCTTATTACTGGTTAAGAGTAGGTTTAATCTATACCTCACCACTCATTTGTATAAGCCCTCTTAGCTGCACTTACTAAGTCAATTAAATACAGTTACATacataatagttttttattatt
Encoded proteins:
- the LOC126740577 gene encoding propionyl-CoA carboxylase alpha chain, mitochondrial-like isoform X2, producing MVLQKNGIFRTLLCICYESVQRSLSLLSQSEEPIFKKVLVANRGEIACRIIRSAKQMGIKTVAVYSVADSQAKHVKMADESVFIGPSPATDSYLNTEKILKAIDETNSDFLHPGYGFLSENSKFVQTLENHNITYIGPHSTMISKMGDKLESKRTAIQAGVNVIPGYDGVIKHVEECVKIAREIGYPVMIKASAGGGGKGMRVARNDQEVKEGFILSTQEARSSFGDTRMLVEKFIENPRHIEIQILGDKFGNIVYLNERECSIQRRNQKVIEEAPSVFLDSETRKAMGQQAVSLCQKLKYYSVGTVEFLIDKNKNFYFLEMNTRLQVEHPITECITGIDLIKEMFKVAKGQKLTINQDDITIDGWAIESRVYAEDPYKQFGLPSIGRLYKYKEPLHIPGVRCDSGVEEGSEISMHYDPLVCKLVTHGKTREEAIKISKRALDSYVIRGIKHNIPLLRDILSNKKFSAGEITTNYLPETYPEGFKGMTLSSCDRLKLLAFAAAIYCTADLRNRIYTNLTPFKLHKNLLKSWQLHIQLDKADFTVSIEETNGQFKVECGEKALLVDKGDIKMAAPLMEVNMDGEISLFQLAWKSASGEYHIVYHGNNYKVKILTKKAATYLDLMPKKQEIKKLNEVKAPMSGLVKSVLCSVGDMVNESQELLVIEAMKMQNFMLAKSNGVVKTLKVKVGDTVTSGDVLINLE
- the LOC126740577 gene encoding propionyl-CoA carboxylase alpha chain, mitochondrial-like isoform X1; translation: MVLQKNGIFRTLLCICYESVQQRSLSLLSQSEEPIFKKVLVANRGEIACRIIRSAKQMGIKTVAVYSVADSQAKHVKMADESVFIGPSPATDSYLNTEKILKAIDETNSDFLHPGYGFLSENSKFVQTLENHNITYIGPHSTMISKMGDKLESKRTAIQAGVNVIPGYDGVIKHVEECVKIAREIGYPVMIKASAGGGGKGMRVARNDQEVKEGFILSTQEARSSFGDTRMLVEKFIENPRHIEIQILGDKFGNIVYLNERECSIQRRNQKVIEEAPSVFLDSETRKAMGQQAVSLCQKLKYYSVGTVEFLIDKNKNFYFLEMNTRLQVEHPITECITGIDLIKEMFKVAKGQKLTINQDDITIDGWAIESRVYAEDPYKQFGLPSIGRLYKYKEPLHIPGVRCDSGVEEGSEISMHYDPLVCKLVTHGKTREEAIKISKRALDSYVIRGIKHNIPLLRDILSNKKFSAGEITTNYLPETYPEGFKGMTLSSCDRLKLLAFAAAIYCTADLRNRIYTNLTPFKLHKNLLKSWQLHIQLDKADFTVSIEETNGQFKVECGEKALLVDKGDIKMAAPLMEVNMDGEISLFQLAWKSASGEYHIVYHGNNYKVKILTKKAATYLDLMPKKQEIKKLNEVKAPMSGLVKSVLCSVGDMVNESQELLVIEAMKMQNFMLAKSNGVVKTLKVKVGDTVTSGDVLINLE
- the LOC126740577 gene encoding propionyl-CoA carboxylase alpha chain, mitochondrial-like isoform X3: MVLQKNGIFRTLLCICYESVQQRSLSLLSQSEEPIFKKVLVANRGEIACRIIRSAKQMGIKTVAVYSVADSQAKHVKMADESVFIGPSPATDSYLNTEKILKAIDETNSDFLHPGYGFLSENSKFVQTLENHNITYIGPHSTMISKMGDKLESKRTAIQAGVNVIPGYDGVIKHVEECVKIAREIGYPVMIKASAGGGGKGMRVARNDQEVKEGFILSTQEARSSFGDTRMLVEKFIENPRHIEIQILGDKFGNIVYLNERECSIQRRNQKVIEEAPSVFLDSETRKAMGQQAVSLCQKLKYYSVGTVEFLIDKNKNFYFLEMNTRLQVEHPITECITGIDLIKEMFKVAKGQKLTINQDDITIDGWAIESRVYAEDPYKQFGLPSIGRLYKYKEPLHIPGVRCDSGVEEGSEISMHYDPLVCKLVTHGKTREEAIKISKRALDSYVIRGIKHNIPLLRDILSNKKFSAGEITTNYLPETYPEGFKGMTLSSCDRLKLLAFAAAIYCTADLRNRIYTNLTPFKLHKNLLKSWQLHIQLDKADFTVSIEETNGQFKVECGEKALLVDKGDIKMAAPLMEVNMDGEISLFQLAWKSASGEYHIV